The genomic stretch GCGTAGGTCTCTCAACCATCGGGCGGGGTAAGAATTCGGATAGCGACAGCTTCGGCCTGGTCGCCCTTTGTTCCATAGGACCGATTCTTTCCGTTATGATACTGGGTCTGGTCTATAAATCCTCTGCCACTGATTATGAACCCTTGATGATCCCTTCCATAAACAATTCACAGGATCTTTGGCTGGCTTTTCAGCATGAACTTCCTGATTATGCCTGGGAGGTCTTCTTGGCTCTTTTCCCCGTTTTGCTGTTCTTTATCGTATTCCAGATCTTCTTTCTGAAGCTTCGAAAAAGACAGTTAATCAAAATCCTGGTAGGACTCATCTACTCCTACATCGGACTGACGCTTTTCCTTACCGGTGTAAACGTAGGCTTTATGCCTGCCGGTAATTATCTGGGACAGCAGCTTGCCTCACTCCCTTATAATTGGGTCATGGTTCCCATCGGAATGCTTATTGGATACTATATCGTAAAAGCCGAACCGGCCGTACAGGTTTTAAATAAGCAGGTAGAGGACATTACGGGAGGCTCCATTTCGGAAAAAACCATGATGACCGGATTATCCATCGGCATGGCTATCTCCCTTGGATTATCAATAATAAGGGTCATGACAGGCCTGCCCTTACTGGCACTCCTGCTTCCCGGCTACGCCCTGGCCCTTGGCCTTTCCTTTGTAGTCCCGCCGATTTTTACATCCATTGCCTTTGATTCAGGCGGTGTGGCTTCCGGTCCTATGACGGCTACCTTCCTCCTTCCCTTCGCTATGGGAGCCTGTGAGGCTTTGGGTGGAAATATTGTGACCGATGCCTTTGGTATCGTAGCCATGGTCGCTATGACGCCCCTGATCATCATACAGCTTATCGGCGTCTCTTATAACTACAAAACGAAAAAAGCGAACGTTCCGGCGAATGCGCCGCTTCTTAATATGGAACTTGAATTTATTGACTTAGGAAAGGAGGAGGCTGATGACTTCCAATCGTAAAATAAACTGGATAACGATTATCGTTGCCAGAGGAAAGGGCGAAAAGGCAGCTTCCGTTTTTAGAGAGCATCATCAGGAACTGCTTCTCATTACCAGAGGACATGGGACCGCAAGCTCTGCAATCAGGGATTGTCTTGGATTTGATGAGCCGGAAAAAGATCTGGTTATCGGAATTGTGGAAGAAGCGGCTACCAAGCGCTTATTATCTGCTCTGCATGAAAAATTAGAGCTTGAAAAACCAGGCTATGGCATTGTATTTACCATCCCCCTGTCAGG from Lacrimispora sphenoides JCM 1415 encodes the following:
- a CDS encoding DUF1538 domain-containing protein, giving the protein MNQKLKEKIVESLSSVLPVTCIVLILCITITPMPLDPLMLFLVGATLLTVGMGFFTLGVDMSMMIIGEKAGAHLAKSKKLPLIVFACFVIGFIITIAEPDLQVLAGQTPAVPDMVLILSVAGGVGVFLAIAFLRTLFGWSLSHILMICYAILFITSTFVPKEFLAVAFDSGGVTTGPITVPFIMALGVGLSTIGRGKNSDSDSFGLVALCSIGPILSVMILGLVYKSSATDYEPLMIPSINNSQDLWLAFQHELPDYAWEVFLALFPVLLFFIVFQIFFLKLRKRQLIKILVGLIYSYIGLTLFLTGVNVGFMPAGNYLGQQLASLPYNWVMVPIGMLIGYYIVKAEPAVQVLNKQVEDITGGSISEKTMMTGLSIGMAISLGLSIIRVMTGLPLLALLLPGYALALGLSFVVPPIFTSIAFDSGGVASGPMTATFLLPFAMGACEALGGNIVTDAFGIVAMVAMTPLIIIQLIGVSYNYKTKKANVPANAPLLNMELEFIDLGKEEADDFQS